The following are encoded together in the Pygocentrus nattereri isolate fPygNat1 chromosome 3, fPygNat1.pri, whole genome shotgun sequence genome:
- the atxn1b gene encoding ataxin-1: protein MKSNQERSNECLPPKKREILALEERQVLVASTMSESQSGENLAWLASVASMASMATVPNHVPSQSNTAHVDSPSPSAKAPTAVTEYLLESTCASTSSLSSYRSSTPKGGISGATTITANPAMLSSTFAQAAGTIQHTQLAPNLQIIGPYTGYISSQIVPPAVSPSQSCRPTQEVYAATSVIPQASNENSQKQQMISTLPTIAHTTSQCIQVEGAPVGLTVTSPTSQVPLQLHPHSAVLAPHGLALAPSQVLVHYTDGLVTKHSDSQCRELQNGALGEVTVVKHSTSVVKGISSKPERNESQRQNQNLGLHAQTQVLLPAEYTTHDSAGFQTSLMLVSSNHLVANNSTELQSTLDKDQSSLAHVERTGLSMVEPVSRVSSLTLSSSDGLAASLASTLSPQSLLQTSPGASAQELSTSLYSATQLPIIGYITSTSGGPQQAVASYHSNLPQHLVISGSPSLLIPVSAGNINTPPAEPEVTRCSIPTIPPANVPTVASGLPQAYITAATPTVAASVLPNGKEINGPEGHHTTTAIQSSTQVQLPVFSAGVVAPPAPVLTPTPTSPQNAPLSPSTALPPYFMKGSIIQLADGELKRVEDLRTEDFLQSAEVSGELKIDSSTVERIDSSRTPDAVIIQFSVGEHKAQVCVEVLVEYPFFVFGQGWSSCCPDRTTQLLALSCAKLSVGDVCISLTLKSLRNGALSKDQTFGPLKNHNNIHLKTAKANGQAGERPSLKEDQRNGNIFRSVGEQKFETPGLESLNSGKGVILSKNGEGKAHAAVSRKRRWSAPERGQMGRSHEGDLPETLPKLSFLSQAIKVNIEGRSSMGS from the exons ATGAAGTCCAACCAGGAGCGCAGTAATGAGTGCCTGCCtccaaagaaaagagagatcCTGGCTCTTGAAGAGCGACAGGTGCTGGTAGCATCAACCATGAGTGAGAGCCAGAGTGGGGAGAACCTGGCATGGCTTGCTAGTGTAGCCAGCATGGCCAGCATGGCCACTGTTCCCAACCATGTTCCATCACAGAGTAATACAGCCCATGTTGACAGCCCTTCACCATCAGCCAAGGCCCCAACTGCAGTGACAGAGTACCTACTAGAGTCCACGTGTGCTTCCACCAGCTCTTTGTCATCTTATAGAAGCTCCACACCTAAAGGAGGTATCTCTGGGGCTACCACAATAACAGCCAACCCTGCTATGCTCTCCTCCACTTTTGCTCAAGCTGCAGGAACCATCCAGCACACCCAGTTGGCGCCTAACTTACAAATTATTGGACCCTACACAGGCTACATCTCCTCCCAGATAGTTCCGCCTGCAGTGAGTCCATCTCAATCATGTAGACCCACCCAAGAAGTCTATGCTGCCACAAGTGTAATCCCACAAGCTTCTAATGAAAACTCTCAGAAGCAGCAGATGATTTCAACCTTACCTACCATAGCCCATACCACCAGCCAGTGCATCCAGGTAGAGGGTGCACCTGTTGGCTTGACAGTCACCTCCCCAACTTCCCAAGTGCCCCTTCAATTGCATCCCCATTCAGCTGTCCTTGCCCCTCATGGCCTAGCCCTTGCTCCTTCCCAAGTGCTTGTCCATTACACTGATGGCCTTGTCACAAAACATTCTGACTCCCAATGCAGAGAGTTGCAGAATGGTGCTCTGGGAGAGGTCACAGTGGTCAAACACAGCACCAGTGTGGTCAAGGGAATCTCTAGCAAGCCAGAAAGAAATGAGAGCCAAAGGCAGAATCAGAATCTGGGTCTCCACGCCCAAACTCAGGTCTTACTCCCTGCTGAGTACACCACGCATGACAGTGCAGGATTTCAGACATCACTAATGTTGGTGTCAAGCAACCACCTGGTGGCCAATAATAGTACTGAGCTTCAGAGCACCCTGGATAAAGACCAATCATCTCTGGCTCATGTTGAAAGAACGGGACTATCTATGGTAGAGCCAGTCTCCAGAGTttcctctcttactctctcatcTTCAGATGGTCTGGCAGCATCTCTAGCTTCAACTCTCTCCCCTCAATCCCTCCTGCAGACATCCCCTGGTGCCTCCGCCCAGGAACTTTCCACAAGCCTTTACTCAGCCACACAGCTGCCCATTATAGGCTACATCACCAGCACATCTGGGGGACCCCAGCAAGCAGTGGCCagttaccatagcaacctccCACAACATCTAGTGATCTCAGGCAGCCCCTCCCTCCTCATTCCTGTGAGTGCTGGCAACATTAACACGCCACCTGCTGAACCAGAAGTTACTCGCTGCTCCATCCCCACCATTCCCCCTGCCAATGTACCAACTGTAGCTTCAGGCCTACCTCAGGCCTACATCACTGCAGCCACACCCACAGTTGCAGCCTCTGTCCTCCCCAATGGTAAAGAAATCAATGGACCTGAGGGTCATCATACAACAACTGCAATACAGAGTTCCACCCAGGTGCAGCTGCCTGTCTTTTCAGCAGGTGTGGTGGCACCTCCTGCTCCTGTGCTCACCCCAACACCCACAAGCCCTCAGAATGCGCCCCTTTCTCCATCAACAGCCTTGCCTCCATACTTTATGAAAGGCTCTATCATACAGCTGGCAGATGGAGAGCTTAAAAGGGTGGAGGACCTGAGGACAGAGGACTTCCTGCAAAGTGCAGAAGTTAGCGGAGAGCTGAAAATCGACTCCAGCACAGTTGAGCGCATAGACTCCAGCAGGACACCTGATGCAGTCATCATACAGTTCTCAGTTGGTGAACACAAAGCACAG GTATGTGTGGAAGTACTGGTGGAGTATCCTTTCTTTGTGTTTGGTCAGGGATGGTCATCGTGCTGCCCAGATCGCACGACTCAGTTACTGGCACTCTCCTGTGCCAAGCTTTCTGTGGGTGATGTCTGCATCTCCCTTACCCTGAAGAGCCTGAGGAATGGTGCACTGAGTAAAGACCAAACCTTTGGCCCTTTGAAGAATCACAATAACATTCATTTGAAAACAGCCAAGGCCAATGGACAGGCTGGAGAGAGGCCAAGTCTGAAGGAGGATCAGAGGAATGGAAACATTTTCAGATCAGTTGGGGAACAGAAGTTTGAAACCCCTGGGCTTGAGAGTCTTAACTCTGGGAAGGGTGTGATCCTCTCAAAGAATGGGGAGGGGAAAGCTCATGCTGCAGTGAGTCGTAAGAGGAGGTGGTCTGCCCCAGAGAGGGGGCAGATGGGGAGGTCACATGAGGGTGACCTTCCTGAAACTTTACCCAAACTATCCTTCCTCTCACAGGCGATAAAGGTAAACATAGAGGGAAGGTCCAGTATGGGCTCCTGA